The Pedobacter africanus genome has a window encoding:
- a CDS encoding ABC-F family ATP-binding cassette domain-containing protein produces MISVSNLSLRYGKRTLFEDVNLKFTQGNCYGVIGANGAGKSTFLKILSGDVSQTTGTVAFTPGERMAVLKQNHYEFDEFSVIETVMMGHKELYDIMKEKDAIYLKEDFTDKDGERAGELENRFAEMDGWNMESNAATMLSNLGIKEEYHYKQLKELDGNQKVRVLLAQALFGNPDILLLDEPTNDLDIDTIAWLENFLADYQNIVLVVSHDRHFLDAVCTHIVDIDFSKMSIYSGNYTFWYESSQLALKQRSDQNKKLEEKVKELQEFIQRFSANASKSKQATSRKKALDKIDISEIKASSRKYPAILFNNLGREAGDQILQVEHLSCTLNGEVMFKDVSFMVNKGDKIAVLSQNSLATTAFYNVLTGREKNYKGEFKFGVTINVADIPNDNSIYFENKDENLVDWLREYSGTDQDEQFVRSFLGRMLFSGEEVLKNVKVLSGGEKMRCMFSQMMLKHANLLLFDEPTNHLDLESITALNNGMKDFKGTALFTSRDHALTESVATRIIELTPNGAIDKMMTYDEYISSPDIAELRAKMYKG; encoded by the coding sequence ATGATTTCAGTTTCTAATTTATCACTCCGCTACGGAAAAAGAACTTTATTTGAAGATGTAAACCTAAAATTTACCCAGGGCAACTGCTATGGGGTAATTGGGGCCAACGGAGCAGGTAAATCTACTTTTCTTAAAATTTTATCAGGCGATGTAAGCCAGACTACAGGTACTGTAGCTTTTACCCCCGGAGAGCGTATGGCGGTTTTAAAACAAAACCACTATGAGTTTGATGAATTCAGTGTAATTGAAACTGTAATGATGGGCCACAAGGAATTGTACGACATCATGAAAGAAAAGGATGCCATCTATTTAAAGGAAGATTTTACCGATAAAGATGGCGAACGTGCCGGCGAACTGGAGAACAGATTTGCGGAAATGGACGGCTGGAATATGGAAAGCAATGCCGCTACCATGCTGAGCAACCTGGGTATTAAAGAAGAATACCATTATAAACAACTTAAAGAATTAGATGGTAATCAAAAGGTACGTGTTTTACTGGCACAGGCCCTATTTGGTAACCCCGATATCCTGCTGCTGGATGAGCCTACCAACGACCTTGACATTGATACCATCGCCTGGTTAGAGAACTTCCTGGCCGACTATCAGAACATTGTACTGGTGGTATCGCACGACAGGCACTTTTTAGATGCGGTTTGTACACATATTGTGGATATCGACTTCAGCAAAATGAGTATCTACTCTGGTAACTACACTTTCTGGTACGAGTCGAGTCAGCTGGCCTTAAAACAACGCAGCGACCAGAACAAAAAGCTGGAAGAAAAAGTGAAGGAGTTACAGGAGTTTATCCAGCGCTTTAGTGCAAATGCCTCTAAATCCAAACAGGCAACTTCGCGTAAAAAGGCTTTGGATAAGATCGACATTTCAGAAATCAAAGCTTCAAGCAGGAAATACCCGGCCATTTTGTTCAATAACCTGGGTAGGGAAGCTGGCGACCAGATTCTACAGGTAGAACATTTATCCTGTACACTTAATGGTGAAGTAATGTTTAAGGATGTGAGCTTCATGGTAAATAAAGGCGATAAAATTGCGGTTTTATCTCAGAACAGCCTGGCTACAACTGCTTTTTACAATGTACTTACCGGCAGGGAAAAGAATTATAAAGGTGAATTTAAGTTTGGTGTAACCATTAATGTGGCCGACATCCCTAACGACAATTCTATTTACTTTGAAAATAAAGATGAAAACCTGGTCGACTGGCTTCGTGAATATTCAGGCACCGATCAGGACGAGCAGTTTGTAAGGAGTTTCCTGGGTCGTATGCTTTTCTCTGGTGAAGAGGTGTTGAAAAACGTAAAAGTACTGTCGGGAGGCGAAAAGATGCGTTGCATGTTCTCGCAGATGATGCTGAAACATGCCAACCTTTTGTTGTTTGATGAACCAACCAACCACCTCGACCTGGAATCCATTACTGCACTGAACAATGGCATGAAAGATTTTAAAGGCACTGCCCTTTTTACTTCACGAGATCATGCCCTGACCGAATCTGTTGCGACACGTATCATTGAGCTGACCCCTAACGGTGCCATTGATAAAATGATGACCTATGATGAATACATCAGCAGTCCGGATATAGCAGAGCTGAGGGCAAAAATGTACAAAGGTTAA
- a CDS encoding ABC transporter permease — translation MSPLKISWKSLWSKPLSAALNMMLIAFGTGILTILLLASRQIGEKLENNSKDIDLVVGAKGSPLQLILSSIYHIDFPTGNIPLKDAMELAHSPFVKRAVPLALGDNYNGVRIVGTDSNFVSLYKLKTRQGKFWKTDFETTIGAAVAKNEKLKIGDTFYGAHGLSGNTDVHKHHQYTVSGILEPQGNVTDNLILTNVASVWKMHDDHEDHEAHEGHEHEGHEHAEAEQPRELTSLLIQYRSPMSVAMFPRMVNETTNMQSASPAQESTRLFSLIGVGVDTLQWFAVLIMLIAAISVFVNLYNSLKERNYDLAIMRTLGASRTKLFIIVIAEGLMLTLAGTLIGIVLGHLVLAFIGGNQESGQAQLSGFVLLYDEIYLFVAGLAIGIFAAVIPAVQAYRANISKILSKN, via the coding sequence ATGAGCCCATTAAAAATAAGCTGGAAAAGTCTGTGGTCTAAACCCCTATCAGCCGCCCTTAACATGATGCTCATTGCTTTTGGGACAGGCATTTTAACCATTTTACTGCTTGCTTCCAGGCAAATCGGTGAAAAACTGGAGAACAATTCTAAAGACATAGACCTGGTGGTTGGTGCCAAGGGTAGCCCGCTGCAGCTGATTCTCAGCAGTATATATCATATCGATTTCCCAACCGGCAATATCCCTTTAAAAGATGCCATGGAACTGGCCCATAGCCCTTTTGTGAAACGGGCTGTTCCGCTTGCACTGGGCGATAACTACAACGGGGTTCGCATAGTGGGCACAGACAGCAACTTTGTAAGCCTTTATAAATTGAAGACCCGGCAGGGTAAATTTTGGAAAACCGACTTTGAAACCACCATCGGCGCTGCCGTTGCAAAAAACGAAAAGCTGAAGATCGGCGATACCTTCTACGGTGCCCATGGCCTTAGCGGAAATACCGATGTGCACAAACATCACCAGTATACCGTTTCGGGAATCCTGGAACCTCAGGGAAATGTAACCGACAACCTTATCCTTACCAATGTGGCCAGTGTGTGGAAAATGCATGATGATCACGAAGATCATGAAGCACACGAAGGCCATGAGCACGAAGGGCATGAGCATGCTGAAGCTGAGCAGCCGCGCGAGCTCACTTCCCTGCTCATTCAATACCGCTCGCCTATGTCGGTAGCCATGTTCCCGCGAATGGTAAACGAAACCACCAATATGCAGTCCGCATCCCCTGCACAGGAAAGTACACGTCTGTTTTCCTTAATTGGTGTGGGCGTAGATACCCTGCAATGGTTTGCAGTACTCATTATGCTCATTGCAGCCATTAGTGTATTTGTAAATCTCTACAATTCATTGAAAGAACGCAACTACGACCTGGCCATTATGCGCACATTGGGTGCCTCCCGCACAAAACTATTTATCATAGTCATTGCCGAAGGCCTTATGCTTACTTTAGCAGGTACCTTAATCGGGATAGTACTTGGACACCTGGTTTTAGCGTTCATTGGCGGCAATCAGGAAAGCGGCCAGGCGCAGCTGAGTGGTTTTGTTTTACTTTATGATGAAATATACCTGTTTGTTGCTGGCCTTGCGATTGGTATATTTGCAGCGGTAATACCTGCGGTACAGGCCTACAGAGCAAATATTTCGAAGATACTGTCCAAAAACTAA
- a CDS encoding nitroreductase family protein, which translates to MESVTKNVMENKEITILSNIIKRRRSIFPVSYTQEEVPVEVIRQILESANYAPTHKLTEPWRFIVFRNEGKIKLGQELARLYKESTPLNQFLQKKYDSITEKAEQAGCIITLNAKLHSDKIPEWEELAALACAVQNMALTAEALQVGAYWSSPGMIADLKEYLNLGEHEKCFGLFYMGYHNEEPREAKRTPIEEKIKWVES; encoded by the coding sequence ATGGAAAGCGTTACCAAGAACGTTATGGAGAACAAAGAAATCACAATTTTAAGCAATATCATTAAACGCCGGAGAAGCATTTTTCCCGTTAGTTATACCCAGGAAGAGGTTCCGGTAGAAGTGATCAGACAAATCCTGGAAAGTGCCAACTATGCACCTACGCATAAACTGACAGAACCCTGGCGCTTTATTGTATTCAGGAACGAGGGGAAAATAAAACTGGGGCAGGAACTAGCCCGTCTGTATAAGGAAAGCACCCCGTTGAACCAGTTCCTGCAGAAAAAATACGATAGCATTACAGAAAAGGCAGAACAGGCCGGCTGTATCATCACTTTGAATGCAAAGCTGCATAGCGATAAAATTCCTGAATGGGAAGAACTGGCTGCTTTGGCCTGCGCCGTGCAGAACATGGCCCTTACCGCCGAGGCCCTTCAGGTTGGTGCTTACTGGAGTTCGCCAGGGATGATTGCAGATCTCAAAGAATATCTTAACTTAGGTGAACATGAAAAATGTTTCGGACTTTTTTACATGGGCTATCACAATGAAGAACCCAGGGAAGCGAAACGGACGCCTATAGAAGAGAAAATTAAATGGGTAGAGTCGTAA
- a CDS encoding polysaccharide deacetylase family protein: MKHIFFAIITAAGLMLAACTNTIKVGIDKNSIQDGTTTETAAANVEGGAKKEATAAEILSKKEVPVLCYHQIRDWKASDSKRAHDDIMPPAKFAAHMKMLADSGYHTILPDQLYDYLNNGATLPEKPIMITFDDTDLDQYTVGAKELKKHGFKGVYFIMTVSIGRPRYMSKAQIRELSDEGHVIASHTWNHKNFAQFTDEDWEIQIDKPNKTLEAITGKKVEYFAYPYGVFKAANLPKLKEHGFKAAFILSTKRDENYPMYTIRRIIDPGNYTARNLYNSINKSFK; this comes from the coding sequence ATGAAACACATATTTTTCGCAATTATCACGGCAGCAGGCCTAATGCTTGCTGCCTGTACCAATACCATTAAAGTCGGCATAGATAAAAACAGTATACAGGACGGTACGACTACTGAAACAGCTGCTGCAAATGTTGAGGGAGGTGCAAAAAAAGAAGCCACCGCAGCCGAAATTTTAAGTAAAAAGGAAGTACCGGTACTTTGTTACCATCAGATCAGGGATTGGAAGGCCTCTGATTCCAAACGTGCGCATGACGACATTATGCCCCCGGCCAAATTTGCAGCGCACATGAAAATGCTGGCCGATAGTGGTTACCATACCATCCTGCCCGACCAGCTCTATGATTACCTGAACAATGGTGCCACCCTGCCAGAGAAGCCCATTATGATTACTTTTGACGATACCGATCTGGATCAGTATACCGTGGGGGCAAAAGAGCTAAAGAAGCATGGTTTTAAAGGCGTGTATTTTATCATGACAGTATCAATAGGCCGGCCAAGGTACATGAGCAAAGCCCAGATCAGAGAACTGTCTGATGAAGGGCATGTCATTGCCAGCCATACCTGGAACCACAAGAATTTTGCGCAGTTTACGGATGAGGACTGGGAAATCCAGATCGACAAGCCCAATAAAACCCTTGAAGCTATAACTGGTAAAAAGGTTGAATATTTCGCCTATCCTTATGGTGTGTTTAAAGCAGCCAACCTGCCTAAATTAAAGGAACATGGTTTTAAAGCTGCTTTTATCCTGTCTACCAAAAGGGATGAAAACTACCCGATGTACACCATCAGGCGCATCATAGATCCTGGAAACTATACGGCCAGAAACCTGTACAACAGCATCAATAAGAGCTTCAAATAA
- a CDS encoding FKBP-type peptidyl-prolyl cis-trans isomerase has protein sequence MSIKPNTVVSLTYELHTTNEEGQQVFVEKAEKDNALVFLYGTGMMLPKFEEHLAGLNVGDNYSFELSAADGYGEIDPGAYADLPKEMFKDVDLPAVGDVIPLQDNQGNHFRAGVTAIHEDVVSVDLNHPMAGKNLIFAGEILMVREATQEELSHGHAHGADGHSGH, from the coding sequence ATGAGTATTAAACCCAATACAGTGGTATCATTAACGTACGAATTGCATACGACTAATGAAGAAGGACAACAAGTTTTTGTAGAAAAAGCAGAGAAAGACAATGCACTCGTTTTTTTATATGGTACAGGAATGATGTTGCCAAAATTTGAAGAGCATCTGGCTGGATTAAATGTTGGCGATAACTATAGTTTCGAGCTTTCGGCAGCTGATGGCTACGGAGAAATCGATCCAGGTGCATACGCGGATTTGCCAAAAGAAATGTTTAAGGATGTTGACTTGCCAGCTGTTGGCGATGTAATTCCTTTACAGGATAACCAGGGCAACCATTTCAGGGCTGGTGTTACCGCTATCCACGAGGATGTGGTATCGGTAGATTTAAACCATCCTATGGCTGGTAAAAACCTGATTTTTGCTGGTGAAATCCTGATGGTGCGTGAAGCTACTCAGGAAGAGTTGAGCCATGGCCATGCACATGGTGCAGATGGTCACTCTGGTCACTAA
- a CDS encoding polysaccharide deacetylase family protein, producing the protein MKAYFLPLVAAAVIFTAGCQSKSQTNGDQANAKDSANVTTTETAPAADGGQATPVDVSKIKVADAKTILARKQVPILCYHQVRNWKPTDGKVGKDYIVEIQNFKDQIKMLADSGYHSILPDQLYAYLNTGAPLPPKPIMFTFDDTDMDQFTVAAPTLKKYGYKAVYFIMTVSIGKKGKFVDYMTKEQIKQLSDEGNVIGSHTYDHKNFKKYQGKDWEEQLDKPTKKLEEITGKKMTEFAYPFGLWNAEGIPQLKKRGFRMAFSLADKRDQNDPLFTVRRIIASGYWSPKTLHNSIVKSF; encoded by the coding sequence ATGAAAGCTTACTTTTTACCTCTAGTGGCCGCAGCAGTAATTTTTACTGCCGGATGCCAGTCAAAATCTCAAACCAATGGTGATCAGGCCAATGCCAAAGACAGCGCTAATGTAACTACCACTGAAACAGCACCTGCCGCAGATGGCGGACAGGCTACCCCTGTTGATGTGTCTAAAATAAAAGTGGCGGATGCAAAAACCATCCTGGCCCGCAAGCAGGTGCCGATATTATGCTACCACCAGGTGCGCAACTGGAAACCCACAGACGGTAAAGTAGGCAAAGATTATATTGTTGAGATCCAGAATTTCAAAGACCAGATCAAGATGCTGGCCGACAGTGGTTACCACTCGATTTTACCAGACCAGCTGTATGCCTACTTAAATACCGGCGCACCCCTGCCTCCTAAGCCCATCATGTTTACCTTCGACGATACTGATATGGACCAGTTTACGGTAGCTGCACCAACTTTAAAAAAGTATGGTTATAAGGCAGTTTATTTTATCATGACCGTATCTATAGGCAAGAAAGGTAAGTTTGTAGATTATATGACTAAGGAGCAGATCAAACAGCTTTCTGATGAGGGCAATGTAATTGGCAGTCATACTTACGACCATAAAAACTTCAAAAAATATCAGGGCAAGGACTGGGAGGAACAACTGGATAAGCCAACAAAAAAACTGGAAGAGATTACCGGCAAAAAAATGACGGAATTTGCCTATCCTTTTGGTTTATGGAATGCAGAGGGCATCCCACAGTTAAAGAAACGCGGTTTCAGAATGGCCTTTTCACTGGCCGACAAACGCGACCAGAACGACCCCTTGTTTACCGTAAGACGGATCATTGCCAGCGGCTACTGGAGCCCTAAAACCCTGCACAACAGCATCGTAAAAAGCTTTTAA
- a CDS encoding GreA/GreB family elongation factor: MGRVVNMDKENLYQLCLNFIEQRIQTAETALAQAREASNDDTKSSAGDKYETSREMMQQDIDRNKRLLIDAQDNLKVLEAVGHTAAADTISGGSLVHTTEGIFYISISAGQLQAGGKTVFAISAASPIGKLMLGHKKGEDFTFNGKKYKITAVE; encoded by the coding sequence ATGGGTAGAGTCGTAAATATGGACAAAGAGAATTTATATCAGCTGTGCTTAAATTTTATTGAGCAGCGTATTCAGACTGCAGAAACTGCTCTGGCGCAAGCCCGGGAAGCCAGTAACGACGATACAAAAAGCAGTGCCGGCGACAAGTATGAAACCAGCAGGGAAATGATGCAGCAGGACATAGACCGTAACAAACGTTTATTGATTGATGCACAGGATAACCTGAAAGTATTGGAAGCTGTTGGGCATACAGCCGCCGCCGATACCATAAGTGGCGGAAGCCTGGTCCATACCACCGAAGGTATTTTTTACATCAGCATCAGTGCAGGGCAACTGCAGGCCGGGGGTAAAACCGTTTTTGCAATTTCGGCAGCTTCACCGATAGGTAAACTGATGCTTGGCCACAAAAAAGGCGAGGATTTTACCTTTAACGGCAAAAAATACAAGATTACAGCTGTTGAGTAA
- a CDS encoding Fur family transcriptional regulator, whose protein sequence is MNIDPVNILKEHDLKHTRQRVRVLEEIALDSVAISQPELEKKLGKEIDRVTLYRILNTYEDKGILHRIMDMHGTANYAICSDACSEEHHHDEHVHFNCTQCLKIYCLEIQVPRIKMPKGFNAKTVSSTAYGICEKCNAN, encoded by the coding sequence ATGAATATTGATCCTGTAAACATATTAAAAGAGCACGATTTAAAACATACCCGCCAAAGGGTACGCGTTTTAGAAGAAATAGCTTTAGATAGCGTGGCTATCTCTCAGCCTGAACTGGAGAAAAAACTGGGTAAGGAAATTGACCGTGTTACACTTTACAGAATATTGAATACCTATGAAGATAAGGGAATTCTTCACCGGATCATGGATATGCACGGAACGGCAAACTATGCCATCTGTTCTGACGCTTGTTCAGAAGAGCATCATCATGATGAGCATGTACATTTCAACTGCACACAATGTCTTAAAATCTATTGCCTGGAAATACAGGTTCCAAGAATAAAAATGCCTAAAGGCTTTAACGCAAAAACCGTAAGCTCTACAGCTTACGGCATTTGCGAAAAGTGTAATGCAAATTAG
- a CDS encoding MerC domain-containing protein gives MKPFVKSARLDQLGITASLACAIHCAALPFVISTLPLWGLGFLANSWVEITMICLSLVIGVWSLASAYPKHKKITPIAVLLAGFGSIALGHYFIESLEAILIPLGGFTIAAAHFINWKYSRSCQHS, from the coding sequence ATGAAGCCATTTGTTAAATCAGCGCGCCTTGATCAGCTGGGCATTACTGCATCCCTGGCCTGCGCCATTCATTGCGCTGCCCTGCCATTCGTTATCAGCACCCTGCCGCTATGGGGATTAGGCTTCCTGGCCAATAGCTGGGTGGAAATCACCATGATCTGTCTTTCGTTGGTGATAGGTGTCTGGTCACTTGCCAGCGCATATCCTAAGCACAAAAAAATTACACCAATTGCTGTACTGCTGGCTGGCTTCGGATCAATAGCGCTGGGACATTATTTTATAGAAAGCCTGGAGGCTATACTGATCCCACTGGGTGGCTTTACCATTGCTGCAGCACATTTTATCAATTGGAAATACAGCCGCAGCTGCCAGCACAGCTAA
- a CDS encoding ABC transporter ATP-binding protein produces the protein MISIKSVSHQYTGGHSISFKDWQIRHGEQWLLLGESGSGKTTLLHILTGILQPKAGEVMINETSIYSLSSKALDQFRGQNIGIIFQRPHLIKSLSISDNLVLAQSFAGLPTDLNRVNEVLGSLGIADKKHAYPNQLSQGQLQRVSIARAAINKPELLIADEPTSSLDDRNATAVLELLLQQSGINQATLVVATHDKRVKDAFSNTYQLS, from the coding sequence ATGATCTCCATAAAATCGGTTTCACATCAATACACCGGCGGACATTCCATCAGCTTTAAGGACTGGCAGATTAGGCATGGTGAGCAATGGCTGCTGCTTGGCGAATCCGGAAGCGGAAAAACTACGCTGTTGCACATTCTCACCGGGATATTGCAACCAAAAGCCGGAGAAGTAATGATCAACGAAACTTCCATTTACAGTTTATCCTCCAAAGCACTGGATCAGTTCAGGGGACAGAACATCGGGATCATCTTTCAGCGTCCGCACCTGATCAAGAGTCTTAGCATTTCAGACAACCTGGTACTGGCACAAAGTTTTGCAGGGCTGCCTACCGATTTAAACAGGGTAAATGAAGTACTGGGTTCCTTAGGCATAGCCGATAAAAAGCACGCCTATCCCAACCAGCTTAGTCAGGGCCAATTGCAACGTGTTTCCATTGCCAGGGCGGCAATCAATAAGCCGGAACTGCTGATAGCAGACGAGCCGACTTCGAGCCTGGACGATAGAAACGCCACAGCGGTACTTGAACTGCTGCTGCAGCAATCGGGTATAAACCAGGCAACACTGGTTGTGGCTACGCACGACAAAAGAGTTAAAGATGCATTTTCAAATACCTACCAATTATCATGA